Genomic DNA from Coffea arabica cultivar ET-39 chromosome 7e, Coffea Arabica ET-39 HiFi, whole genome shotgun sequence:
GAATTGTCTAACTTTAAGACAGATTTGCCTTTTTCGTCGTCGACGACCGTGGAGGAACGAATGAATGATATGGTACTCGTAATCATTTGGCAATGCATGTAGCCAAGTCCCTACTCCCTATATATGTTGGGGCTCTTATTATTgatttaataataatattatcgCACTTCTATATTcggaaccatttttttttttttttatgagtacttggaatttaGGAGAAAAATTTTGGTAAACTAGGAAGGTAGCTGATACAGTAGCGTGCATGAGCTAGTATTATCCTTGAAAAGGTTCAAGGCATTGTACAAAGGAATAAAGTGTACAAGGAAGGGGGATAAATGGATTGCTTTTTATGCTAAGGGGCGGGGCAAAGGATTTAAGGGAATTAATTATTACgagagggtttttttttttttttttttttaaaatttggggtgggggtgtgtgtgtgtgtgtgtgtgtgtgtgtgtgtgaagaAGAGAATCTTTCCTTTGATTGTTAAAGAAGAAAGCATTTATTCCATTCCGCTGGGGAGCTCTGTGTGGCCGCGGGGGGTGAATGGTGAAGGGATGAGATAAAACTTTGCTGCTTTTAAGATATTTGTCCGTTTGTTTATGAATTAAATCAACAAAACAGAAGCATTAGTAGTAGTAGgagtaataataattaatagTGGATTAATTACTACTACAACTACTGCTGCTGCTAATTAAGTGGTGGGGCGTTTGACTTAGGTATGTGTGTGTACACGTAGGTACGTTGTAGTGATGAGGTTGAGAAACTCCGGATTGATATTGATATATACAGTAGGAGGGAGTCAGTTATCTGTGATGTGgatggattgattgatgatacGATGATATCAAAGTAGTGGTAGTAGTAGTGTTTTTTACCATAatactagtagtagtagtactatATGTCATGGATGCATGCATGGAAGTGCGTGCGTATGGGGAGGACAATCTTCACGTCCACAAAAGCGCTAGGTAGCCAGCCAGACTGCCTGCTtcagagaagaaaaagagattATTAACTCCTAATTCCCGCCCATGGCCGTGATCATGACCCAACCTCCTTTACTACTTACTACTACTTGTCTCCAACAAACatttattcatatatatatttttttttgccaaattaCCACCCGCCTATAGATAAGAATAATAATAAGATAGCTGCTTAATTTGGTTCAAAAAAGCAGAAGACATGAAAAGCTCCACATTAATTGCTTTACTACTTCAGCGCTTTGGTTTTCCCGTCCCCTCCTTTTGTTAAAATACTCCCTACCCACCATTTTTCAAATACTTTTACCATCATCCATTCATTCAATTCTTCTTGATTGATGCATGTTGTTGTGTTATATAGTATACTACTACTACTGCCATGCTGCTACTGCTACTGACTCGTACGGAGTATTATACCCTAAAGCATGGGATGGGAGTTGGGAGTACATTGGGAGGACCTCGCTAGCTCCATTTGGAATCACTGCATGCATGCAGCTTACTTGCAGCAGTAATGGTACTAGGAGGAGGAAGGGTAGCAGtgctagtttttttttgttgtacGTATACAGCACACATGACCGAGCAACTGTTTGTTCATTAATTATTGAGACAATTGACTGATTTGCTTAGTACGTAATTAACTTGTTAGTATGTACTCCATTAAGTAGTGACTTGAGAGTAGTATTATATTACTCGCACTAGCCAACAGGCACGTCTGAGACATCTGTGTACAGACCTGCTAACTTTTGGGTCGTTTACTGAAAGGAGCTCGCTTTGCCCGAAACATGTATGTAATTAGCAGTAGCAGTGTCATCATTATATCATCACGTCCTTGAGTGCTTTGTCATTAAAGCAGATGGAAGCTTAATCAATAATCACAGAGATCGATGAGGATCAAGTAGCAAAAGCTTCAAGCCTAATACCATCAATTACCTAGCTACCTACTCTCAACAATTTTCATTTTACATAGGCCAAAATAATACGTACCATAGGTGGACCAAAGCaaagaataagaaaaattgacaagtgCAGGCTAATCTTCTGTGTTTGTAAAAACCGTCtagtaattttctggttttttctttttctaaacaGGTGTAGCTCCATCGAgttgctttttttttgtcttataGTATAGTATAGGGCAAGATTTCGTTGCGTAGTAGGGGTCCAGGGGTTTCTTTCAAAGGTGTAGTAACTCCTATATTTCAGAAAGCAGGAAAGCCGTGTTCACTTTGTCCAATTAAAACCGCACCTATATTCTCTTCTCTCTTCTATATGCCTGCAGGCATTTGTTCTTGTTCCTGAATCTCCCAAAAAAACCCACCCACCCGCCCCCCGGTACGCTccccattcattcattcattcttggcagcagcagcagcagcagctagCCGTGTGTGTGGGAGAGAGAAAATGTTCCATACAAAGAAGCCGGCCTCAGCTATGAATTCGCATGAGAGGCCCATGTCATGTGTTCAAGGAGATTCCGGCCTTGTCCTCACCACTGATCCTAAGCCCCGCCTCAGATGGACTGTTGAGCTTCATGAGCGTTTTGTTGATGCTGTAACCCAGCTTGGTGGACCTGACAGTACTCACCTTTTCTACTACTACTTCTACTTCCTCCTCCTTCTTTCTTAGCTCCAATCATTAATATTGatcatcttctctttttgtttttggtcgCCAGTTATACGTAGTTGATCTCCATTCGTGTCTTTCCTTAAACTTTTATTTCTGATCATCCTAATTTTGTCGTTCTTGTCTTTAATTGATACTGTGCGCATGCAGAGGCCACCCCAAAGACAATCATGAGAGTTATGGGAGTCAAGGGTCTCACTCTTTATCATCTCAAGAGCCATCTTCAGGTTTCTTAATTACTTCAAACATGATGAGATGTTTCCCAACTTCTTTACTTGATTTCCTCCAGAAACACATCTAACTTGTATCTGTTCTAACCTTCTGTTCCTTTTCCTCTTTCCAATCTCTTCTGGATTAGAAATTCAGGCTCGGAAAGCAGCCCCACAAGGAGTTCAGTGATCACCCGATAAAAGATGGTGAGAGAGGTGACTATTGCTAATTCTCTTCATTGGATCGCCCCAATACAATAGTAGAATCATTCAccaattcatatatatatatatatttcatgtTCTTGTAGCCGTAGTTCACGACCTAGGCTTCACCCCCAACCCAACAACTATACTATTAAACGTGTTTAACTTTTCTGCTGTTGTTGATCTTAATTATTAATGATGGCAGCTTCAACTTTAGAACTTCAACGAAGTAGTTCCGCTTCATCTTCGGGGATGATTGGTCGCAGCATGAACGAGTATGTTATAGTAATtgcccccttttctttttcttctaattcGCTATGTTTGGCTCTATCCTATCTTTATTGTAATTTATctcctttggaaaaaaaaaaaaaattctacttTTTGGTCTGGAAGAGTATCAAAATTTCTTTCACTACTAGTCTCTAACATCGTATTTAATTTTGGTTAATTGCGGGGCCTGATGAATAACTAGAAATCTTGCTTCTAATTTTTGAATTAAAACTTTGTAATTGTTGGTCTAATTAGTCTTATGAGCTGTTGGTTTTACTTCATGAAACTGTATGTATGCATGGTATTTGTGATTCGATCACTGGCAGTAATGTTCGCATCACTGATGCAATTAGGATGCAAATGGAAGTGCAGAGAAGACTTCACGAACAGTTAGAGgtatgtatatattgtatatacaGACTCGCAGCACCCTATTATACATCTGAATCCACCCAACCCCTCCTATAggaaaaagagagggagagggagagagggagaggagagggaaaaaaaaaacgtaaATAAGAAAGTCGGTATTAATGGGGAGGCTAGTCATATAATATATTCCTATACACGGGGATTGAAGAAATACTGAGGTTGAAACATGCATGTGGGCAGGTACAAAGACACCTTCAGTTGAGGATTGAGGCACAAGGAAAGTACATGCAAACTATTCTGGAGAAAGCTTGTCAAACACTGGCCGGGGAAAATATGGCCTCTGCAGCAGCAGCAGGGAGCTATAACAAGGGTGGAAATCAAGCGGGGGGAGGAGTGGTGGACATTAAGGAATTTGGTCCCCCTCTCAGTTTTCCATCTCTCCAAGACCTCAACATATACGGATCAGGTGAGCAACTTGAACTTCAACAGGGCGGCATGGTGGTGGACAGATCACCGTCGCTGGACGGATTCATGTCAAACAACAACGACACCCAACTGTGCCACCTGGGCAAGAAGAGGCCTACGCCGCCTAGCCCTTATGGCGGAGGAAGTGGCAAGAGCCCCGCAGCGGCAGCCAGCTTGATGTGGtctgatcatcatcatcatcatcacgaTCTCCGCCTGCAAGAACTAGGATCAGCAGCAGCATCCTGTCTCGGTAATTCCCAAgaccatcatcatcatcacgaTGCTTTCAAAGGCGATCACCACCACCAAATTCAGATGAATAATGCACCTTCAGGAGCAGGAGTACTGTCACTTGAGAGAAGCAATGTGGACGTCGTGATTGATTCTTTGTCGGACAGTACCTGTAGTAATATGTACGAGACAAAGCCATTGATAAGCGGTAGTTGTGGAGCAGATGGTGGTATGGTATTGGGGGGTACTGATCAAAAGAATGCATCCTCCAAGCTCGAAAGGCCCTCTCCTCGAAGAGCCTCTACTACTGCAACTACTCCTCCTCCATCGTCATCCAGTGATCATAGGATGAATGCAGTGCAGATTGGTACAGCTGCTGCCGGTGCCATGTCCCAGGCACGAAACTCTCCGTTCGGATGATCTATCGTAAGGACGGATTTACCATAGAGATCGATATGCATGATTAATGATGCTTCATACGAGTCTTTAATTTAGGGGTAAGATGGATATTTAGGGTTTCGGGTCTTAATTAAGGAATCACGCAAATTACCTGTGAATTCATTTTGGtgaccatatatatatatttatgcattaATTCCAGCATGATTTGACGTATCCTGAATATATGTATCTCCGGTTTTGTTTCCAAAAGCTTGAGTCAGTAGGTAGCTAGCTGTGCATGGCTTCTTTAACATTTGTATACTATATGAACACACCAGTAGTGTCACTGTTAGTAGTAATTAAGTTGATTAATTGGAGTTTTATTTGTCTTTATCTTGGATCTAGATAGtgtccaaaaacaaaaaatgattatgtaattaatttgaaaaaaacatTTTGAATGGAAGTGAGTGAGTCACATTAATTAATTATGGTATGGTGACCGACCGACGTGCGTGGtgtatttcatatatatatatatatatatatatatatatatatatatatatatatatatatatatatagcagaGGTGTTAATTAGCTGCTAATTCTCTTATTATTCCAGTTCCAGTTGAGGGTGCATGGGATTAGGCATGAAAATTGAGATGATGGTTTTGAGGAGTCATTTATTATTGCATTTTATTTATGTTGTTTTGTTCCTGAATGATGAAGCAATGATTGTTGGGGAAACCTTTTTCCGACCCTGCATCTacacatataaatatatacatatagtgCTCTAGCtagctctttctttcttttttttctttttgtaaggaAGGACGTTAATGAATCCGTCCAGGTTTGATATATATGAATAATATCCGTCCTCCAcggtgatgatgatgatgatggaaTCATGATGGTAATTATTAATTAAGGCAAGGACGTCAATTAGTCCATTCGTTGGAATTTGAGAAAAACGGAAGGATCATATACATCATGACGTACTTGGCCTTTTCagtcaataataataatggatTAACTTTTGTCGGGAATGGATTAAGCTTTGGAGTAATTGAACTACGTACTACTTTAGAGTTTAGAGTTTAGAGTTAGAGCAATCTCAATCTCAggatctcctttttttttttttgtgggggttTAGAACTTTATACAAGGGAAGATTAGTGAAGCCCATCGACAAAGAGGATCTTACTTTGATgcctcattttcttgcttcttttaTGATTTCCAGATAGCTCAGGTCAGGGGGCCTAGCTCCAAAGATAGATAGTATATTGCTGTCAACTGTCGCATTCTTCTGGAGGCAAAACAAATTAAATTCTCCCAACTTTATTCTCTCTGTTCCTCCCCCAGATTTCAGATACATTACATGCCCGCCGACTTCGGCTTCAAACTCCAACGATGGATAATATGGACATGCATGCAGAAAAAGGGGGGAGAGTACATAACATACAtcaaagttttttatttttagtgggAAGAGTGACTTGTAAGTAAGAGAGATATAGAGAGAGTAGCGGTAAAGTTTAAAGGTCTCTCAAAACAAAACGCACTCTTTAATGGATGGATGAAACTTCTCTTCTACTGCTACATAGTAcatagtagtagtagtactacTACGTACGCACGTAGTATCTTTCATTTCAGCTACAGCAGCCCTTTAGTAAATGGTgtactttattaatttagaatAAAATAATACTAGTAATCAAGAACATTTAGATGAACGGTTCTTTCTTGctgtggggaaaaaaaaaaaaaaaaatagtccaAAGTCACCCGCGGGCAAGAATGGAAGCGTTGATATCTGCGTAGTTTAATTGGACTGCAATCAATCCACGCAATTCATGGTTTAAAGCAACTCGAGTGCAGATTTATCCCaaagaagaaattaaataacattTCGACGGTGACCTCCAGTAAGTAGCACTACTAAGTAGTAGAATTGTTATGAGCAAGTTACTTGGGTGTAGGGAGGACTTGGGGTTGAGCGGAGAACTTGGCAAATCTTTTCCCGAAAGGTGAAAATTGGCACTAAATTTGAGTTAGAAAGAATTTCAATAAAGCTTGCGAAGAATTAGTATGGGAACAAATGCACTTAATTGTAAAACACCAAGCAGCAGTTCATAATAAGCAGCAGTTAATTGTAAAACTCCTTGCACCAAATGCAAAGATAAAACAGAACAGAAGAAGCCTGCTGTTATTAATTTGCAACTTCGGTGCAGTGCCACTTCTATATTTGTGTCAAGTGTcctgtttatttaatttgtcatgtactagttatttaaatttcttttaccATCTATGATAAATAAGATTGACACTGAATTTGACACCGAGTAGTGACATAGAGGATCCCAACTGCTTCAGTTGGTGCTACGTCACGTCTTTAATGcagtttggattttttttttttggaaattaaaTTATACTCTATAGGTGGGATTGGGAAAGGATATATAATTGCAGCGAACTTGCTGCTGTGACTGTGAGTTAGTTAAAAAAAGTTACGGACAAATCGTGACCATTTATATtcaggaaaggaaaatgcattttcacggcaaaatattttttaaaaaaaaattactattaaTGTGATGAATAATGTGTACTTTCATCCCATACATCGGCAGGAGGGATGAAGGAGTCGGGTGAAAGCCCCGGGACGCCAAAAACGACGTCGTGGATGGCCCAGGTCTCTTCCATGGTCGTCCTACAATGCTGCGTGGATACCTCTCCGAAACGGAATACAGTGGCAACGGTCCTGCCTTGATGGGCAATGAGGAGGCCGTCAACGTCCCTGTAGTCTCCGATGCTGCTCCCAATGGTTGTCTCCCAGTAAACAGCGCCCGAAACCGAAGGATGATCACTTCCATTTTCGCGGCGCCCAGCTGCCGGCTGCTGctcatcctcttcctcctcccgctgctgctgctgctgtacTAAAACTCTGGTCAGGTGGGAGTCCTCTAGATATATGAGAAGCCCACTCTTTTGGCTGAAGTAGCCGTACAAGACGTGCCTGATCACTTCAGCAGGACCCTCGTTCCTTTCCATCACCGTCGCCCGATCTGCTGCCACTTTTAACACGAAGCAATCTTCATCTCCAATTCGTTTCTCTCCTAAGCACCGTGCTTTGCCGGCAAACAAACTCGCCGTGCTCTTTGGGTCCAACCCCTGCAATCCAATATGAAAGCTACTATTACATCTTCATTGAAGCGCTGGTGAAACtttttcttcaaagaatcaaCCCCATATTTGACATGGGCATTGAATACTGAAATATTTTGGGATCTCCACTAGGTACTAGTTCTGACAAGGCAGTACAAGACTACAAGTTAAGTTAAACGCTTGTGTGAGAGTAATATATTTAATGCAATTATAAGGTAtaaattttgtagaaaatgtACTGAAGTGAAGTAGAAGACAGAAAACCATAATTAAGACAAAGACATGCGAACCTGTGGCTTAAAATGTAAGAGGCACTTTATTCGCTAACTAAAGAAGTATCACTGCATAGATGCACAGTaaagttgggaaaaaaaaaCGGTGCAAAAATTAAGGAATACTAACGGATGAGTCCACCTAGGTGTGCAAAGGAATTTAGAGTTTTCGTATTCAAGAGTGGCAAAATTAGTTTGAATTCAGGACCATGATTTTTAAAAGCAGAAATTATGATTTCGAGTTCTCAAATTGAAATCGGAATTCAACTACCTaattcaattttaaaaaaatttcgtatatatagtaatatataataaatgTGAGTCATTATATTATGTAACAACAATAAAATAGTATACTACATCCAACTGACTAATCTaggttttttttaataaattccAAAACAGTTTTCATTCACATAAATTCAATaggatatcttttttttttttttcttctggcAACGATACCATATGCATAATCTAATTTATTCTATTTTATAGAGTAGGGAGTCTAAAGAGAATGTATAAGGAGCTAACAAATATACAGATTTGATTAGATCAAAAGAATGCTCTGATATctcttctaaatttttattattggaAGTGAGATTCGAATCCCGACCGCCATCCAAAAATATACCGTGTCTAAAATGGGAGAACAAAGTGTGCGGAGAAGCGGATGGTCAAGAAACGATAGCCGGGTAGGGCCAGCCCAACAAAGACCAAAGCTTTAGTAGGCTCCGCCGTGGTAGCAGTAGACAGGCGTGCAAGGGCCGAAGGGAGTGTTTGGTGCAAGCGAACCAAGTATTAGCTAGCTGTAGTGCAAACTACTACCAATTGAGAGTCGGGGGAGCCCAAAATGTGGAAATGGACATACGGGAGAGTGGGAAGGAGAATGAAAGAATGGTAATtcatacaaatttttttttaaaaaaaaggcaaTGGATTGGACTGGGGAAATGGGGAGTTGGGTCGGGCAAAGGATCCGGATCCCCTTTGTACACACGACGCCAGGTTAGTATAAACCATTTGTACCATcttatcctcttttttttttttttttttaagcatacaCCATTTGTATCATCTATTCTACTGTTTGCTGATTAATTTTGTTCGAATCGGATGGGAAAATGTGGAAGCAATACATCCTACGTTCGATGGCAGTAGTGCTAACCCCCAGCAGATTTGACTGCAGTAGTAATGCTTCGTAAAGAATTTTAACTAATAAAATTCTGCTATGACAACATGGCATGTTTTGGATCACTTGGTTTATGTGTGGGGCCCGTAAACCTGGTCTACACAAGTTTTTGCCGCGAACTTCTTCTTGTTCTTGGGAGCGGTGAAGGGTGACCGTAGTCTTTACCACTTTTACTTACTTCTATAAAGAAAGGATCAAAAGCAAGCAAAAGCGCCGGGCATCCCCCATCTCATCTTGTTCCTCctcctgctctctctctctctctctattgcCTCACCCATCCCCAGCTCTCTTCTAGTTTTAATAAACATCCTGCTCACTCAATTTACATCATAATTTACacaaacaatatatatatatatatatatatatatgtgtgtatatacaCTGTAGAATTGATTTTCATGCTTTTCTCTTCCGGTAATTAACTGATACAGTGCTCACCCACACCATACACTAGTACAtattttgcttttccttttcttttttctttttgggtgatACTGCTGGTACAACTTGCACTTACAACGAACCGGCGTATATAATACAAGAAAAGAGTAGTGTTCCGGAAACCTCCTTGagattttttaacaatttcatttagctcccttgagtttttaaaaattacacatacatCCTCTatcatttaaaatgataataatacccttaaatattttaatgaaatttccaTGTGCAATATGCTTATTATACTTAGaatgacttttaaaattatttttcatcatttttccatcttattccacttttttttaaaaatttttgccaataaaattgtaaaattatCACTATTATTTCTAGTTTCTATTATAACCAAATGTTGAACTAATGATTTTTTTGACGAGGTAActtatatgtaatccaatgtttttgctgatttttgttttctattttttggtattaaaagtaacaataaataaaaaaaaatagcccaaaattattactaaattatgataattccACTACTCgaaaaatttataaattctaaatgaattatttcaacattttcttttctatcttataaatctaaatctataataaaataccatcacAAATATCCTatcataataataaaattattattatagttgtttatcaaatagtaggcATAGATATGAAAATTTTGGCATCCTTTTCCTATAACTATACTAAataatcttataattatatagaaaaataaattaaaactcattgcACAAGGATATTTTTGGgcattcatttaaaaatttgattaaatcaaTAGTATTTTAAGATTTTATTACTGAAACTATCAAATCAAAGGAAGCAggcgtaatttttcaaaccttagGAAAgttcagtgaaattgtcagaaagatttctaaaattatacGCAACTACCTACACCCTACTCCCAACTCCATATATGCAAGTACTCTTTGTTATGGCCAACTTAGGGTCATGTACATATGAAATTTTTATGGAGTTATTTATTCAAACAAACAAAAGTTAACCatatgaaatttaaaaacaaaTTGCGGTGGTTAAATATCTAAGGAATTCAATTTTAGGTAGCGTTAAAATATACGGGGCTGCCAGCTTGCCTTTGGCAAATTTCTAAATCCATGAGCAAGCAGGAAACTATGGCCCTGTCAGTTTGGAAATGGCCACCActttaattataataattttagttataataattttaaaaaaattctcaaaaattttaaaatacacgtttcaaaatattcaaaaacatacaaaaaaaaaaaaaaaaaaaaatttctcattcttcctttcttcctcctcctctcccACCTTTAACCCACCACCACTTTTGCCACCATCCAAGACCGACCAACGCCAACAACcacctcttttttctttttccttctttctcttcctctcGCCTTCCTCCTTCTTCCCTCTCCCCTGCCACCCTCCCCCTCTCCCCAGCACAATCTGGTCACGCGACCAAATCACGCCAAGGGATgaggagggagagggagagagaaattatatttatatgtatatataagaATGGCAggagagaggaaagggagaCGAAGAAGAgtggaaaaagaaggaaaaagaaagaaaagaaaaa
This window encodes:
- the LOC113689889 gene encoding myb family transcription factor IPN2 isoform X1, translating into MFHTKKPASAMNSHERPMSCVQGDSGLVLTTDPKPRLRWTVELHERFVDAVTQLGGPDKATPKTIMRVMGVKGLTLYHLKSHLQKFRLGKQPHKEFSDHPIKDASTLELQRSSSASSSGMIGRSMNEMQMEVQRRLHEQLEVQRHLQLRIEAQGKYMQTILEKACQTLAGENMASAAAAGSYNKGGNQAGGGVVDIKEFGPPLSFPSLQDLNIYGSGEQLELQQGGMVVDRSPSLDGFMSNNNDTQLCHLGKKRPTPPSPYGGGSGKSPAAAASLMWSDHHHHHHDLRLQELGSAAASCLGNSQDHHHHHDAFKGDHHHQIQMNNAPSGAGVLSLERSNVDVVIDSLSDSTCSNMYETKPLISGSCGADGGMVLGGTDQKNASSKLERPSPRRASTTATTPPPSSSSDHRMNAVQIGTAAAGAMSQARNSPFG
- the LOC113689889 gene encoding myb family transcription factor IPN2 isoform X2, which codes for MFHTKKPASAMNSHERPMSCVQGDSGLVLTTDPKPRLRWTVELHERFVDAVTQLGGPDKATPKTIMRVMGVKGLTLYHLKSHLQKFRLGKQPHKEFSDHPIKDGERASTLELQRSSSASSSGMIGRSMNEMQMEVQRRLHEQLEVQRHLQLRIEAQGKYMQTILEKACQTLAGENMASAAAAGSYNKGGNQAGGGVVDIKEFGPPLSFPSLQDLNIYGSGEQLELQQGGMVVDRSPSLDGFMSNNNDTQLCHLGKKRPTPPSPYGGGSGKSPAAAASLMWSDHHHHHHDLRLQELGSAAASCLGNSQDHHHHHDAFKGDHHHQIQMNNAPSGAGVLSLERSNVDVVIDSLSDSTCSNMYETKPLISGSCGADGGMVLGGTDQKNASSKLERPSPRRASTTATTPPPSSSSDHRMNAVQIGTAAAGAMSQARNSPFG